In Nymphaea colorata isolate Beijing-Zhang1983 chromosome 3, ASM883128v2, whole genome shotgun sequence, a genomic segment contains:
- the LOC116250968 gene encoding protein ASYMMETRIC LEAVES 2-like, producing MSSSSNSPCAACKFLRRKCTFECAFAPYFPPDQPQKFANVHKVFGASNVTKLLNELLPHQREDAVNSLAYEAQARVQDPVYGCVGVISLLQHQLKQLHSHLSFARSELSKHINAGGFSFGIVPSSGAGAAGIFVPHATIDGHLKSRVFMRAAGGAAVTEMGARLGRTGGYDGGGLVSLNMNVDGNFVGGLAPRHPEAARGEKKTAAGRSIGP from the coding sequence ATGTCGTCGTCCTCCAACTCACCATGCGCGGCGTGCAAGTTCCTTCGTCGTAAGTGCACGTTTGAATGTGCGTTCGCTCCCTACTTCCCGCCGGACCAGCCTCAGAAGTTCGCCAACGTCCACAAGGTCTTCGGTGCGTCCAACGTTACTAAGCTACTGAACGAGCTGCTCCCCCACCAGCGAGAGGACGCCGTGAACTCGCTGGCCTACGAGGCCCAGGCCCGAGTCCAGGACCCCGTCTACGGCTGCGTCGGCGTCATCTCCCTTCTACAACACCAGCTGAAGCAGCTCCACTCTCACCTCAGCTTTGCCCGCTCCGAGCTCTCCAAACACATCAATGCGGGCGGCTTTTCCTTTGGCATCGTCCCGTCATCCGGTGCCGGCGCTGCTGGCATTTTTGTGCCCCACGCGACGATTGATGGCCACCTAAAGAGCAGAGTCTTCATGAGGGCCGCTGGCGGAGCTGCAGTCACGGAGATGGGTGCCAGGCTTGGAAGGACGGGCGGCTACGACGGTGGGGGGCTCGTCTCCTTGAACATGAATGTGGACGGAAACTTCGTCGGAGGATTAGCGCCGCGGCATCCCGAGGCCGCGAGGGGAGAGAAGAAGACCGCTGCTGGAAGGAGCATTGGTCCGTGA